The genomic segment CAACCGATGAGCGCGCCGGTCTTCGTCGTGGTGGGCCACCCGAACAAGGGCAAGAGCTCGATCGTGTCGACACTCGCCCACGACGACACGGTGGTCGTGGCGCCGCGCCCGGGAACCACCATCGCGGCGCGCTCGTTCCCCATGCGTGTCGACGACGAGGTGCTCTACACGCTCGTCGACACGCCGGGCTTCCAACGTGCGCGCCGTACGCTCGAGTGGTTGCAGCGGGAAGAGAGCACCGCAGCCGACCACCCGGCCCTGGTCGCTCGCTTCGTCCACGAACACCGCGACGGTGGCGACTTCCGCGACGAGGTCGAACTGCTCACGCCGATCGTCGAGGGCGGCGGGATCCTCTACGTGGTCGACGGCAGCAAACCCTACGGCCCCGAGTACGAGGCCGAGATGGAGATCCTGCGCTGGACGGGCCGTCCCAGCATGGGGCTGATCAACCCCATCGGCAGCCCGCGCTACGTCGACGAGTGGGAAGCCGCGCTGGGCCAGTACTTCCGGATCGTGCGCGTGCTCGATGCGGTTCAGGCTCGCTTCGATCAGCGGGTGGACCTTCTGCGCGCTTTCGGTCAGATGCGCGAAGAGTGGCGCGCACCGATGGATCGCGCCGTCGAAGTGCTGCTGCGCGATCGTGGACGCCGACGCCGGGCGGCCGCGACCGTGATCACCGACATGCTGCTCGAAATGATGACCCTGAACGTCGGTCGTAATCTCACCGCGCACGAGGACGCCGAACCCTACCGCGATTCGCTCGAGGCGAAGTACAAGGACCGCCTGCGGGAACTCGAACGCGAGGCCCGCCGCGCAGTCGAACGCGCCTACGACCACCACGACCTCTCGAGACGCGAGAGCGGCGACGCGATCGAGCGCGATCTGTTCTCCCCGGAGACCTGGCATCTTTTCGGCC from the Candidatus Krumholzibacteriia bacterium genome contains:
- a CDS encoding DUF3482 domain-containing protein, translating into MSAPVFVVVGHPNKGKSSIVSTLAHDDTVVVAPRPGTTIAARSFPMRVDDEVLYTLVDTPGFQRARRTLEWLQREESTAADHPALVARFVHEHRDGGDFRDEVELLTPIVEGGGILYVVDGSKPYGPEYEAEMEILRWTGRPSMGLINPIGSPRYVDEWEAALGQYFRIVRVLDAVQARFDQRVDLLRAFGQMREEWRAPMDRAVEVLLRDRGRRRRAAATVITDMLLEMMTLNVGRNLTAHEDAEPYRDSLEAKYKDRLRELEREARRAVERAYDHHDLSRRESGDAIERDLFSPETWHLFGQSKWRLAVLGASSGVVAGGIVDASLAGIGFGVFAGLGAVAGGAVGWQAAEWSSSVRVFQLPGMERIGLAGKRVQVGPTSNRNLPYVALGRARHHHALVEGRTHAQRDELVVDHENEKAGVLNRFPDNIDKRLEKIFHRIRRADGRYDRAVGQRSEMIEIVDELLESDPTAPSR